Sequence from the Candidatus Alcyoniella australis genome:
CGAGCACTCCCCAAAACGGCAGTAGGCTCACCGCCTTCTCAAGGAACTCGCGCCACTTCACCTCGCCGCTCATGCCGTAGATCCCCTGGTTGTGGATCGGGAACCAGAAGCAGGCGTTTACCGCTTCGACCAGGATTCCGCGCCAGGTCAGCGCCAATCCGATCAGCAATAGAAAGCCGCCGAATCCGGCCAGCACCCAGCCAAAGTGCAGTGCAGCGCGCGAGAGCATGCGGACGTTGCGCAGATGGATCAGCGTCAGGTGCGCGGCGATCGCCACCAGGAAGAACACTGCCGGCTGCTTGATCATCGAGCCCACACCGATGCACGCGCCGGCGAGCATCAGCCACCACAGCCTGCGCTCCGGGTCCTTGGTCAGGGCGCGGGTGTAGACCAGCAGGCCGATCAGCACCGCGGCCATGGCCGCGTTCTCGGCCTGGCCGAAGTGCGACATGCGTAGCGGCACGTACGACAGCGCGTAGAACGCTGCGGCCCACAGCCCGCTGCGCCACGAGACCCAGGCATGGCCAAGCAGCACGATCAGCAGGATGATCAGCAGGTCGGGCAACAGCGAGGTCATGTGGATCGCGCGCGCGTTCTGGCCCAGCAGCGCGAAGCTCGCGCGGTAGATCGAGTAGATCAGCGGCGGCATGTTGTCGAAGTAGTCGGTGTAGCTCGTCGCGCCGGTCGGGTCGTTGGCCACGCGCTGGGCCGAGTAGGCGAACAGCCCGGCGTCGAAGTCGATCGACTTGCCCGCTATATCAAAACGCATTCCCACGCCGACCAGGATCAGCACGATCAGCAGCAGCGCCTCAAAGGCGGCGATCAAGCGACGCAACGCAGTCATTGATAAATAATCGGAACAAACCGGCCTGCTGTCAAAGCAGCTCGATTACACTCCGGGCCGCACGGCAGGCATCGTCCG
This genomic interval carries:
- a CDS encoding glycosyltransferase family 39 protein — protein: MTALRRLIAAFEALLLIVLILVGVGMRFDIAGKSIDFDAGLFAYSAQRVANDPTGATSYTDYFDNMPPLIYSIYRASFALLGQNARAIHMTSLLPDLLIILLIVLLGHAWVSWRSGLWAAAFYALSYVPLRMSHFGQAENAAMAAVLIGLLVYTRALTKDPERRLWWLMLAGACIGVGSMIKQPAVFFLVAIAAHLTLIHLRNVRMLSRAALHFGWVLAGFGGFLLLIGLALTWRGILVEAVNACFWFPIHNQGIYGMSGEVKWREFLEKAVSLLPFWGVLGAAGLLRAAIKRESGLLLAALSLLFVILFWLWTGDFFQHYTLYALPIVALLAGSAVDYALTAKRGWWMRLLVALALVGMISYQYGIIRRARYGYGELYDERTGILNYYYNHDNSLQYQLEIARCLENQLEPHDLLLSTTPTYNFLIDRENHYSQYYIAPLTRTASSNFRDMDRYLDQSKIAVVELSRKGQLPEHIGDRLDQSWDHVRCITARGSPDSVLVYRNPNPRKIAR